The Candidatus Phytoplasma asteris DNA segment GTTTTTTTGAGTTTTAGAATTATATGCCTTTTTATTTTTTAATTGGTCGTGTTCTTCTTTTATTTCTTTTCTTTTGCCGTCTAAACATTTTTCCAAAATATCAAATTCTAATTTAATCTCTTTTAATGCATCAAATCTTTCTTGGGCTTCATCAATTTTTTGTAGATTTCCAAGAATAAATTTATCTAAAACTTTAAATAAAGTACTAAATTCTTTTTCTTCTTCTGGTTTTCTTGTATTTTTGCCTTTTAAATCTTTGTATCTAGTTTCTTGGTCCTTTGTTCTTTTCTCTTTCTTTAATTCATGCAATCTTGTAAGAATATATTTAAGATCTTCAATAACATCTGTATCTTTTCCATCTTTGTCTTTTACATATTCTAAATTAAATATTTTCCTCAAAGCATCATTAACTTCTTTTTGTCTTTTGGTATCACCTTTTTTAAAAACAACTCCTACACCATTAGGACCTGATTGCAATTGAGGATCAGTTGAATCAAGAATAAAATACTTTAAATCTTTGTCTCCTTCAGTATTATAATGTGCTATTACATCATCAACTACAAAAATATCTGCTTTATTATTTCTAATAAATTCTAAATTAGGTCCAATATCATCTGAAGAAGTTTCTTTTTTGATAATATCTCTATTGTTTAATAATTTTTTAATATAACCTTTACCTAAAAAAATCTGTATCAGTAGCACTAGCAGTAACAGCTATAAAAGTAAATGATTTTTCTTTGCCTTCCTTTTTGGCATTTTCATATAAATTGTCTAAGTGATCAAATAAATCTTTATCTTTGACTCTTGCGTTGTGTGCAAAAAGATTAGATTCAAAATCTTTATTGTCCCTTCTTACTACAAATCCATTCATAGGAACATTATATGCAATACTAAAATCAACTTTGGCTTTTCTATCCTCAGTAATAGCAAGACATGAAGCAGTTATATCGGCTTTACCTGTTTCAATATCGCCTAATAATACTGCAAAAGTATTAATTGTTAATTCTAATTCTTTACCTTGTTGTTTGGCAATTTCTTTCAATAACAAAACTTCAAATCCAGTTAAACGTTCATCTTCTAAAGTAAGATGGCTATCTGTGCGCTGTTCCGTTTTTTAAGATAACTTTTTATTTTGAAATTGTGCTTTCAGACTAAAATCAAGTTGATAATTTCCTCTCTTTTTCAACAAAAGAAATATTTTATTGCATGAAAAAGTGTCTAAACTTTTTTTCATAATTCTTTAGTTTCAAAAGATATTTTTTTTAATATTTA contains these protein-coding regions:
- a CDS encoding transporter substrate-binding domain-containing protein, whose protein sequence is MLLIQIFLGKGYIKKLLNNRDIIKKETSSDDIGPNLEFIRNNKADIFVVDDVIAHYNTEGDKDLKYFILDSTDPQLQSGPNGVGVVFKKGDTKRQKEVNDALRKIFNLEYVKDKDGKDTDVIEDLKYILTRLHELKKEKRTKDQETRYKDLKGKNTRKPEEEKEFSTLFKVLDKFILGNLQKIDEAQERFDALKEIKLEFDILEKCLDGKRKEIKEEHDQLKNKKAYNSKTQKNNQNLNQRTQEEQKFRVLKNVPLLLKMIQKNKKP